GCCTCGAGGATGAGGCCATGTTCAGGGCCCTCGGAGCGGGTGATCTGCTCCTTGAGCTCGGAGAGCTGGCGGTCGGACAGGTCCAACGCCGTCTTCATCCGCATGCGCTCGGGGTCGACCTCGGCCTCGGCCAGCCGCAGCTTGGGGGTACGCACCCGCTTGCGGTCCAGGATGTAGGCGTGGCCCACCGCCACGCCCGGCGAGGCGCCGATGCCCTTCAGACTCAACGTGGGGGTGGCCTGGCTGCTCACGGTCCCTTCTTCGTCTGCGGCGGCTCGCCGCGCGTGTGGCTTCACTGCGACTCGCCGAACCTGTTGGCGATGAGCTTCTGGATGTCCTGGAGACACGCCTGGGCGTCGTCCCCCTTGCACGTCACCGTCACTTCCATGCCCTGCGCCGCCGCCAGCATCAGCACGCCCATGATGGACTTGGCGTTGGCTCTCTGGCCCTCGCACAGGAGCGTCACCTCGCTCTTGTAGCGGTTGGCCACCTGGACCAGCTGCGCCGCCGCCCGGGCATGCAACCCGAGGGCGTTGATGATCTCGAATGTCCCTTCGGCCACGCTCGACATTGCCAGTCCCTGTTCTCCTCTTCTTCTACAAAAAGGCACCCGC
The sequence above is drawn from the Archangium gephyra genome and encodes:
- a CDS encoding HPr family phosphocarrier protein; translation: MSSVAEGTFEIINALGLHARAAAQLVQVANRYKSEVTLLCEGQRANAKSIMGVLMLAAAQGMEVTVTCKGDDAQACLQDIQKLIANRFGESQ